AGAATACAATAGCAAGTAAACACACACCAATAGTTCTAAAACTAATTAACTATACATTTAATCTTATTTGCCACTGTTGTGactattttgattatattttactgtttATACTACTACATTCTTAGATAATTTCTCCTCATTTATTACAAACTGTATAAGAGAATAGCagtataaatacaataaatagaaatttcgAAAAGCGATAATGTACCAATAAGCCACTGGGATTTTCTTATCTAGAGAAGTTTTGAGACCATTGAAATGGAGACATTCACTGAAACACGACAAAAATGatttctcataaatatatgaaccAGTCATCAGCAGTTTACATGGTCAGACCACTTATTGTTGGATACAAATATTGACAATGTGGATTAAATGTGACTcttctatttaaaaacttcttttttattggtcttATATTCAATTTCAAACACCAATAACGGCCAActcgtatttttaaatttggaatcaTCATCTACCGTCGTTTCAATGAACAGTCTCTCTAGAATGGTCTATCTATGGATGTTTCTAGACTTTAGCCAGGCCGATGACGCCGCAGGCGATGCGAGCCCCGGCGTTGCCCGTGGTCTTGCTCAGCTCGTGGCCGCCGAGCCCCATGTCGTCGGGGTCCGCGTGAACAACTAGAGTGCGCCCGATTATGCTGTTGGGGCCCACCAGTGATATCAGATTGTCTTGGATGCACACCTGTAACAgataaaacatgtttttaattaatgcataaaattcattcattatataatcacgtctatatcccttgcggggtagacaagccACGTCCagccaacagctgaacgtggcttgtcTACCCCCTAATATAATTGAGAtaaaccatcgcctaaaagattaacgcgaagctcaagaccgagcgggatggcgacgcactgtggatgccctctgccctagctaggggacataggaccttaagtcaagtaagtcatcgcctaaaagaagaatcccaaatttattagtcgctttttgcgacatccacgggaaagagatggtcctttcttttttaaattggtgctgggaacctcacggcataaaattcatttaaattaatgcatTGGAGACTTCTATTTAACGAGTTCACTGTTACTTTTTGAATcaaaattccatcatcaagctaTACAGCAGAATGTGGCGtttcagtctgttcaagacttgtggctctgtctaccctgttaaggatatagacgtgattgtatgtatttcaacATTTTTGGTTGAAATCCCATATTTGTTGTCCTTCTTGAAAGAGCCGTTGTCAGCGGCTGATTTGGTGCAATGGGGGAGTGCCTTTGAGTCACTAGCCCAAGATTGGACCACAACCAGGCTATCTTtccaggactgttggctctgtcttccctgcaTGAATATTGACATGACTATAAGTATAGCAAACCTTGGTGACACCCTTGTCGCTGTAAGCCTCGATGTTGCCAAGGTCTCCAATGTGTCTCACTGTAGCATCTGGGGCTCCGTGGTCATTCTTCAGGGGGTTGAAGTGAGCCCCCGCCGAGGTGCAGCCGTTTGTGTTGTCCCCGAACTCGTGCACGTGGAAACCGTGCTTGCCCTAGAAATTATAAGGTTATGTTTAGCGCCAGTTTTGGTAaaagacaataataaaaaacagttaaacaaaaatcgtccatgtggttcccaggaccaataaaaagaaggaaaaggactactccatctctttcccgtggatgtcgtaaaatgcgactcagggatagacttataaatttgggattcttcttttaggcgatgggctataaacctatcactatttgaatttcaagtccatcataaagtcatacagctgaacgtggcctttcagtctttacaagactttcggttctgtctaccccgcaagggattagaGACataattatacgtatgtatgtacaataacaaaattaaatatgtggGCACTAGACcttaataagtaggtaaaacttatgcataaaataaatatagagaaATGGGATTATCTTTCTAttagatatatgtatctataaaataagtagatataatcagatttaagtgatgtgacgtcaaaaagtgataccttgtttccaattttgtaaataaagctattctattctaaataacAGAACAAATAATGATTGGTAGGTACCATACCACTCAACACTATAAACAGTTTCCtacgtacatacaaacatatattcacgtctatatcccatgcagggtagacagagccaacaatcttgtaaagactgtaTGAcgcttcagctgtttggcttaatggtagaattgagattctagatttctgtgacaggttgctagcacattgcttaaaaagaatcccaagtttgtaagccgatcccttagtcgccttttacaacatccatgggaaagaggtggagtggccctattattttttgtattggtgccgggaaccatacagCACATCCTACGTATCTACCAAAACTCATCATTCTGGTGTGGGATTCATAAGTTATCACAGTCACAGAGATTTTTTGACAGAAGGGAAATTTAATAAGGCCACCAAGGCCAGACGCGtgtagtcgacttttacggcATTGACAGTTAAAAAAgtctttatgttttatttatgtctaCTAAATGTGTAATGAGTGAAAACTATTTTCTtgcatgtatgtaggtaggtaaacTTATTTACGACTTGAATTTATCATACTCAGCagataatacaaaattaaacattgaTTAAAACTATTTGCAAAACACTTGAAACCTTATTCACCATACATTGCCTATTATGTATGAAGATCAATATGCTtgtctttaataaaaagtcaATGTATTGTGTATTTCATAATGTAATGATTCAGCAAATTTGAAAACAACATTATCAAGTAGGTATGTTGTTTCACctacattatatgtatatgtgtatttatCATTGGTACAAGGCCATGAACTGTGTGTTAATATGGCTGTTCATGCTTAAATCATagcatatttttacattattaaatacatacatacataaaatcacgtacatcccttgcagggtagacagagcctactgtcttgaaaatactgaaaggctgTCTGGCTTAAGAAGGCCATTGACACCATTATTTCATTATGATTTTTCTTctcatgtttttaaattaattcataaatgtcataaaaatatttttttaatacattttgtgACAAATTTCACATAATGTGGGTCTGTTCTTCTGCCacagaatataatttatttgtttttataacagttataaattaattttataagatagAGATAGCAGAACATTTGACTTATCTAGACTTTATACAGCTAGATTGAATTGCACAATAGTCTTGGTTATAGTTTAGGTCAAATTTACTTTTCAAACTTTAGAGgtgataaagacatgattcaTAGATAGTAGCGATGTAACCCatactttatatttacctTGGTAAGTCCCTTGACTTCACCAGAAAGAACAACTGGAGATTTTTCATCCtgaaatatagaaaattaataattgaacAGTGTATGAAGTAAAGATGGTAATAAGCTTGCTAACTAATTGATGTTTTGATAGTGAACATACACATATGATctcatctatatcccttaaaggatagacagagcttaaagtcttcaaaagactgaaaggccactttcggcttttggcttagtgatggaaatgagattcaaatagtgacaggttgctggcccgttgcctacaagaggaatcccaagctttattagcctatcccttagtcgacttttacgacatctatggaaaagatatgaagtggtcctattctaaagtgcaggCAACATAATACTACTAAGTGAAGGGAATATTAAAAACAGTGTGGTGGAACCTGAACATTGAACAAACATTCAGGCAATAGAATTGTAACCAAAAATGCAATCGTAATAACAGCACAGGCTTATGAAAGTCAGACAGGAAACACTTCAATTTATTAACTACTTAACTGATTTTCCtatttgtttatctttttctACGACAGGGAGAAGTAACAGCCAAGATCCACATGCAAATCGCAAATCATAATTTTGCAAAAGTAGCTAAGCGTCTTTATGTTTAAATACGTACCTACATGTTGTATTCTAATTAGATCATTAAAAACAGGTATTACAGAAATAGCAGAGAATTGCTGTTGACAATTATGAAAGATAAATGTTATACCTATCAAGGTTAAAGTCTGGTTTTACGGAATAATCATGGAAATTACCCTCTGTTCGAAGAATACAGTGCCGGTGACATCTCCGTTCAGAACGCACACTGCTTTTAGTTTGGCCATTGTAATGGATAGTATAAAGAAGAGACAAAttagttatttatgtattaatgcaaatgatttttatccagatttttataaattattactgaGAGATAACGCAAACGGAAACGTCGGCCGCTACACGAACTACGAAAACGATGAATGACTTTAGACTGACGTCTGACGTTTGTGACTTACTTTACTTACGTACCTAACATAGGCATGGGCGTTGAATGAACGAATGCTATATTTCTCATCCATGTCGACTAGTTCACTAATGAACTACCTACTTTTTCTTGCCCATTCCAACGTAAACAGAATGTGGTTCCGTCAGACGACGTAAACTAGTCGGAAAAATCGTCAACGACCCATTACTTACTAACTGCTGCTGGTATTGACATTaccagtaggtacatatttctatagagaaaaaaaaatctgttgtaAAAATGAGCCCCCGCCCCCACAGACGGACAACCGGAGGATAACCAATTACTTAATACCTACATGTAAGGGTTCCGTTTTTTCCTTTTGaggtattaaatttaacattaaacCCAAAATAGTATTGACGATAACTGAGTTATCGATAGCCTATCGATAATGGAATATCGATCGGCAACACTAGTCGGTACTTATCATGTAAAACTATCAGACATACACACCTACATCTACATTGTTATTGTCTGGTGgctgttttgtttattggaTTTTGGTTATGGTTTTGGAAAGTGGAAAACTAACATTGTTTGTACAATAGGATATTGTGGAATTTGTCGAACTTCTTTTACAGGTGTACTCAGTTTATTCAACATCCATAATGGACAGTGATAACGCTACATTTGATATGAACTCTCAATACTCAACTGTAagttcaagtttaataatgtgttcatagatattttgttatttgtttcagaTTCGTTGTTCTTTCTACTTCTTTACTTTCATctgaaatttcattattattttacagggGCTTGATATTTCGGAAAACGCTACAATTTTGGAAGAAGGTTTAAGAGtaggttttgttttttttaccttaAAATGTAACCTGCATTATCCAgcagtattattttatacctgCGTACCTTGTTTTTCtgacttattatatttaaccaCTGATCCACATaagtataagtacctactattaataagtttaataataatatacaccTCCACTTTCAGGTATGTCCATTGTGCCAATCGGAAATAAAGCTCTTTTTTATCAACCTAAATGAGAAATTATTGATGTGTGAAAATGTGGAATGCGAATACCCGTTTGGATATGAAGACTTGCAGTTCTTTAAAGAAAACAAGAATGCTGAGTCTGTTGATGAATTGTGCA
Above is a window of Amyelois transitella isolate CPQ chromosome 8, ilAmyTran1.1, whole genome shotgun sequence DNA encoding:
- the LOC106140836 gene encoding superoxide dismutase [Cu-Zn], with the translated sequence MAKLKAVCVLNGDVTGTVFFEQRDEKSPVVLSGEVKGLTKGKHGFHVHEFGDNTNGCTSAGAHFNPLKNDHGAPDATVRHIGDLGNIEAYSDKGVTKVCIQDNLISLVGPNSIIGRTLVVHADPDDMGLGGHELSKTTGNAGARIACGVIGLAKV